In Falco biarmicus isolate bFalBia1 chromosome 7, bFalBia1.pri, whole genome shotgun sequence, a single window of DNA contains:
- the RPP25 gene encoding ribonuclease P protein subunit p25: protein MTAEGGTAKPVTQSRMENFRKVRTSEEESPLPFTDLPPDVVEMKVKEGSKIRNLMNFAMAQMELKGSRQIVFSGCGRAVTKTITCVEIMKRKLGGLHQVTKVRYKTLLEVWENQDPLPGGPAQNLTVHKNVPSICILLSRDPLDPNQTGYQPPEPWHGLGTELGKAGDDTSSSSTKGLKRPLPPPCEELLTKKLQVQVPDSPRGSGPPTSSQTTTTDPTTSHPDQLYASYMCRSMPSI from the coding sequence ATGACTGCTGAAGGAGGGACAGCCAAGCCTGTTACCCAGTCCAGGATGGAGAACTTCCGAAAGGTGAGGACGTCAGAGGAGGAGAGCCCACTGCCCTTCACCGACCTGCCCCCAGACGTGGTGGAGATGAAAGTGAAGGAGGGCAGCAAGATCAGGAACCTGATGAACTTCGCCATGGCCCAGATGGAGCTGAAGGGCAGCCGGCAGATCGTCTTCAGTGGTTGTGGCAGGGCGGTCACCAAGACCATCACCTGCGTGGAGATCATGAAACGGAAGCTGGGAGGTCTTCACCAGGTCACCAAGGTACGCTACAAAACCTTGCTGGAGGTCTGGGAGAACCAGGACCCACTGCCTGGTGGCCCAGCGCAGAACCTGACTGTCCACAAGAATGTCCCCTCCATCTGCATCCTGCTCTCCCGAGACCCCCTGGATCCCAACCAGACAGGCTACCAGCCCCCGGAgccctggcacgggctggggaCAGAGCTCGGCAAGGCAGGAGATGACACGTCGAGCTCCTCCACCAAGGGGCTGAAGCGgcccctgccacctccctgtgAGGAGCTGCTGACCAAGAAGTTGCAGGTACAGGTACCTGACAGCCCGAGGGGCTCGGGACCACCGACCTCCAGCCAGACCACCACCACtgaccccaccacctcccaccccGACCAGCTGTATGCCAGCTATATGTGCAGGAGTATGCCCTCTATATAG
- the LOC130152590 gene encoding cytochrome c oxidase subunit 5A, mitochondrial, translated as MLPAAAALLRRCAVSGLRAAVRRPAGPAAVLHARCYSHGSQESDEEFDARWVTYFNKPDIDAWELRKGINTLVGYDLVPEPKIIDAALRACRRLNDFASAVRILEVVKDKAGPHKEIYPYVIQELRPTLSELGISTPEELGLDKA; from the exons atgctgcccgccgccgccgcgctcctCCGCCGCTGCGCTGTCTCCGGCCTCCGCGCAGCCGTCCGCCGGCCCGCCGGCCCCGCAG CTGTACTGCATGCCCGCTGCTACTCTCATGGGTCACAAGAATCAGATGAAGAATTCGATGCTCGCTGGGTGACGTATTTCAACAAGCCAGATATTGATGCCTGGGAGCTCAGGAAAG GCATAAACACACTTGTGGGTTATGACCTGGTTCCGGAACCAAAAATCATCGATGCAGCTCTGAGGGCATGCAGACGGTTAAATGACTTTGCCAGTGCCGTCCGCATTTTAGAAGTTGTAAAG GACAAAGCAGGACCTCACAAGGAAATCTATCCTTACGTTATCCAGGAACTTAGACCAACTTTGAGTGAACTGGGAATCTCCACTCCAGAGGAACTGGGCCTGGACAAAGCATAG
- the FAM219B gene encoding protein FAM219B has product MATGGGGAGAGAGPAVGRASAWRGPGLIWADSKRPSKAADAVEKRGPYIMSKPPSIQAKLQRQRELAKAALRRQGLLGGPVPHQPKPAAKRSVRFNKGYTALSQTVDENLVSLDSDSDGELGSRCSSGYSSAEQVNQDLSRQLLQDGYHLDEVPDDEDLDLIPPKPVASSSCPCCFRENLSCVIQ; this is encoded by the exons ATGGCGACgggcggcggcggagccggggctggggccggtcCCGCTGTGGGCAGAGCCAGCGCGTGGCGGGGCCCGGGG CTGATTTGGGCTGACAGCAAGAGGCCGAGCAAGGCGGCGGATGCGGTGGAGAAGAGGGGACCGTACATCATGAGCAAGCCTCCTTCCATTCAGGCCAAGCTGC AGCGGCAGCGCGAGCTGGCCAAGGCGGCGCTGCGaaggcaggggctgctggggggacCCGTGCCGCACCAGCCGAAGCCGGCAGCTAAAAG atCGGTGAGGTTTAACAAGGGCTACACGGCGCTCAGCCAGACGGTGGATGAAAACCTGGTCTCCCTCGATTCGGACAG CGATGGGGAGCTGGGATCCAGATGTTCCTCGGGCTACTCCTCCGCCGAG CAGGTAAACCAGGACCTGAGccggcagctgctgcaggatgggtACCACCTTGATGAGGTCCCCGATGATGAAGATCTGGATCTCATCCCCCCAAAACCTGTCGCCTCCTCTTCTTGCCCCTGttgtttcagagaaaatctCTCCTGTGTGATCCAGTAA
- the MPI gene encoding mannose-6-phosphate isomerase: MTEIRVFPLSCVVQSYSWGKVGLESEVARLVASSDPLAHIQPDQPYAELWMGAHPRGDAIIRDNRIPQKTLGQWIAANPACLGAKVKDAFQGHLPFLFKVLSVNTALSIQAHPNKELAEKLHAQFPEHYPDANHKPEMAIALTPFEGLCGFRPVEEIVSFLQSVPELRALIGEVAAEQLERSGSDDPRGVSAALRVCFTRLMKSEKKFFVDQLNMLVKRISQEAAEGKDTSGSNGDLLLRLHSQYPGDIGCFTIYFLNLVRLEPGEAMFLGANEPHAYLHGDCVECMACSDNTVRAGLTPKFIDVLTLCEMLNYTPAPSSSKIFPATQSQLDPSIYLYDPPVPDFAIMRIEIPASIKLYLVSAVDSASILLVIQGTAVGTSTAAASEMTLRRGSVLFISANESISLHLSSPDGMLLFRACCLL, encoded by the exons TGTTCCCCCTTTCCTGCGTGGTGCAGAGTTACTCCTGGGGGAAGGTGGGGCTGGAGAGCGAGGTGGCcaggctggtggccagcagTGACCCCCTTGCCCACATCCAGCCCGACCAGCCCTACGCCGAG CTCTGGATGGGCGCGCACCCCCGGGGCGATGCCATTATCCGGGATAACCGCATCCCCCAAAAAACCCTGGGCCAGTGGATCGCTGCcaaccctgcctgcctgggggcAAAGGTGAAGGATGCCTTCCAGGGTCACCTGCCCTTCCTCTTCAAGGTGCTGTCGGTCAACACTGCCCTCTCCATCCAGGCACACCCCAACAAG GAGCTGGCGGAGAAGCTGCACGCCCAGTTCCCTGAGCACTACCCCGACGCCAACCACAAGCCCGAGATGGCCATTGCTCTCACCCCCTTCGAGGGCTTGTGCGGCTTTCGGCCAGTGGAGGAGATcgtctccttcctccaga GCGTCCCCGAGCTGCGGGCGCTGATTGGGGAGGTGGCGGCGGAGCAGCTGGAGCGCAGCGGCAGCGATGACCCCCGCGGCGTCTCAGCTGCCCTCCGTGTCTGCTTCACCCGCCTGATGAAGAGTGAGAAGAAGTTCTTTGTCGACCAGTTGAACATGCTGGTGAAGAGGATCTCCCAGGAAG CGGCGGAAGGGAAGGACACGTCAGGGAGCAACGGGGACCTGCTGCTGCGGCTGCACTCCCAGTACCCAGGGGACATCGGCTGCTTCACCATTTATTTCCTCAACCTGGTGAGGCTGGAGCCAGGGGAAGCCATGTTCCTGGGAGCCAACGAGCCCCATGCCTACCTGCACGGAG ACTGCGTGGAGTGCATGGCATGCTCGGATAACACGGTGCGCGCCGGGCTCACCCCCAAATTCATCGACGTCCTCACCTTGTGCGAGATGCTCAACTACAcgccagcacccagcagctccaAGATCTTCCCGGCTACGCAGAGCCAGCTCGATCCCAGCATCTACCTCTATGACCCACCCGTGCCAGACTTCGCCATCATGAGGATAGAG ATCCCCGCCTCCATCAAGCTGTACCTCGTCTCCGCTGTGGACTCTGCCAGCATCTTACTGGTGATCCAAGGGACAGCCGTGGGCacctccacagctgcagcctcTGAAATGACTCTGCGTCGTGGCTCCGTGCTCTTCATCTCTGCTAATGAGAGCATCTCCCTCCACCTCTCCTCACCAGACGGGATGTTGCTCTTCCGAGCCTGCTGTCTCCTCTGA